In the genome of Bacteroidota bacterium, one region contains:
- a CDS encoding PKD domain-containing protein gives MHASKAGKKAPSGPVKSNSAKIPLKDRIDLAMAQEVMMTKDPATGEVPRERLLSARAYADQMRAAGKVNAALSVNWDERGPSNVSGRTRAIMIDPNDGTGNTIFAGGVGGGLFKTTNITAANPNWAPINDLMGNLAITTLAFDPSNTQTMYAGTGEGYFNADAIRGLGIFKSVNGGATWTQLASTNNATFRFVQKIAVTNTGVILACTQAGGVQRSTNGGTTWTKVLGSGLGITGAGSNIAWDAEIAANGDIYASLDGSVHKSTNAGATFGAAQTLPLAASRIELACAPSDANYVYCIIENANIAAGICRTIDGGASWVNRTKPADADPGIGATDFSRGQAWYDLSIAVDPNNRDRMFVGGVDLFVTGDGAGTWTQVAHWYGGFGFQYVHADQHIVIFQPGSSSICYFGNDGGVYRSANANVGSPAIAFKGNNYNVTQFYACAMHPTALTDYFLAGAQDNGSQQFSNGGINATIEVTGGDGAFCHIDQDQPQFQFTAYVQNDFFRSADGGNTWTNVSTTGGLFISPTDYDNVGNRLYGHRGSNNYLRWDNPQSGNTFATVAVAGFGGQVACVTVSPNTANRVFFGINNGDVFRVDNAHTGAPTATNISTGLPTGYPSCVEVEIGNDNHLLVCYSNYGLNSIWESVNGGTTWTSVEGNMPDMPVRWLLLNPGDNTQALAATELGVWYTDLLAGGATVWTPGNTGLANTRVDMLQMRTSDNLVAAATHGRGLFTSDVFTVPTALFSAAPTITYVGKTVQFTDNSYRPTSWVWNFGDGSPTSSLQNPTHIYSAPGKYDITLTINLGASTLTKVGFIHILPDRGTPYAITDGGNFEVNILDFGPNNVSGTDFERGSSAVAGKNGTVSPSNAWVTGITGNYNDNCIAQLWTPSFNMTAVGTYTLGFSSRFITETGYDGFRVEYSLDKGTSWLPVGTTTAAGWYNDNNSSGTTVFPANEAFFSGSVGAAYVNYTRDISFLAGNAEVAFRFNFGSDVSVFAAGVAIDNFFITGPSNPASGLPVNASPLTGAWLENDVRLDWMTYGETNNRGFTIMRSEDGMRFEDVGFVSGAGNASQTIEYSWVDAEASLDRYFYRYRQTDFDGTSRFSNTVELNRTVLQDAVDVYPNPFVNQIHIQLRSAPSTGTEVSLWSIEGKKLDTFVPNWTEDGLASLVVPTDLPSGTYLLRLRSGSQTRTFRLIH, from the coding sequence ATGCACGCTTCCAAGGCAGGCAAAAAGGCCCCTTCAGGTCCAGTCAAAAGCAATTCGGCAAAAATCCCCCTCAAGGATCGGATCGACCTGGCCATGGCACAGGAGGTCATGATGACCAAAGACCCGGCAACGGGCGAAGTTCCCCGTGAAAGGTTGCTGTCTGCAAGAGCTTATGCCGATCAAATGCGTGCAGCAGGCAAAGTGAATGCCGCTTTGTCCGTGAATTGGGACGAACGTGGTCCAAGTAATGTTTCCGGCCGAACGCGGGCGATCATGATCGATCCCAACGACGGCACTGGAAATACAATTTTTGCCGGCGGCGTCGGTGGCGGATTGTTTAAAACTACAAATATCACTGCAGCAAATCCTAATTGGGCTCCAATCAATGACTTGATGGGGAATTTGGCCATCACGACCTTGGCTTTTGACCCCAGCAATACGCAAACCATGTATGCCGGCACAGGCGAAGGTTACTTCAACGCCGACGCCATCAGGGGATTGGGAATTTTCAAAAGCGTCAATGGAGGGGCCACTTGGACACAACTTGCCTCGACCAACAATGCAACCTTTAGATTTGTCCAGAAAATTGCTGTCACCAATACGGGGGTGATTCTGGCTTGCACGCAGGCAGGAGGCGTCCAACGGTCTACCAATGGAGGCACAACTTGGACCAAGGTCCTCGGCTCTGGTCTCGGCATCACGGGTGCCGGCAGCAACATTGCTTGGGATGCGGAAATTGCGGCAAATGGGGATATTTATGCATCCTTGGATGGATCAGTACACAAGAGCACCAATGCTGGGGCGACCTTTGGAGCAGCGCAGACGCTTCCACTTGCTGCATCACGCATCGAACTTGCCTGCGCTCCGAGCGATGCCAACTACGTTTACTGCATCATTGAAAATGCAAACATCGCCGCCGGAATCTGCCGCACCATCGATGGCGGCGCTAGCTGGGTAAACAGAACCAAGCCTGCCGACGCAGATCCTGGGATCGGAGCCACCGATTTTTCCAGAGGGCAGGCATGGTATGACTTGAGCATCGCCGTCGATCCCAACAACCGCGACCGCATGTTTGTAGGCGGCGTGGACCTTTTTGTAACAGGAGATGGCGCAGGAACCTGGACGCAGGTGGCGCATTGGTACGGTGGATTCGGATTCCAGTATGTGCATGCAGATCAACACATTGTAATCTTCCAGCCTGGGAGTTCGTCCATCTGCTATTTTGGAAACGATGGCGGGGTTTACCGCAGTGCCAATGCCAACGTTGGCTCACCCGCAATTGCTTTCAAGGGGAACAACTACAATGTCACGCAGTTTTACGCCTGCGCCATGCATCCGACGGCACTCACCGATTACTTCCTCGCTGGTGCGCAAGACAATGGCTCGCAGCAGTTCTCCAATGGCGGAATCAATGCTACGATTGAAGTCACCGGCGGTGACGGCGCATTCTGCCACATCGACCAAGACCAGCCGCAGTTTCAGTTTACTGCATACGTACAAAATGATTTCTTCCGCTCGGCTGATGGAGGAAATACTTGGACCAACGTCTCCACCACTGGCGGATTGTTTATCAGCCCGACGGACTATGACAACGTTGGAAATCGGCTTTATGGGCATCGCGGCTCCAACAACTATTTGCGCTGGGACAATCCACAGTCTGGAAATACTTTTGCAACGGTGGCTGTTGCTGGCTTTGGGGGTCAGGTCGCTTGCGTGACGGTTTCGCCCAACACTGCCAATCGGGTATTTTTCGGCATCAACAATGGAGATGTTTTCCGGGTTGACAACGCCCACACAGGTGCTCCAACGGCAACCAATATCTCAACAGGCTTGCCGACGGGTTATCCTTCTTGTGTCGAGGTAGAAATCGGCAATGACAATCATTTACTGGTCTGCTATTCCAATTATGGCCTCAATTCTATTTGGGAATCGGTCAATGGCGGCACCACTTGGACGAGCGTAGAGGGCAACATGCCCGATATGCCCGTACGGTGGCTCCTCCTGAATCCTGGCGACAATACCCAAGCACTTGCTGCCACCGAACTCGGCGTCTGGTACACTGATTTGCTGGCCGGAGGCGCTACCGTTTGGACTCCCGGCAACACTGGCCTCGCCAATACACGCGTAGACATGCTGCAAATGCGCACGAGCGACAATCTTGTTGCCGCTGCAACCCATGGACGGGGATTGTTTACCAGCGACGTATTTACCGTTCCGACTGCTTTGTTTTCTGCGGCACCGACGATTACCTACGTTGGCAAGACGGTACAATTTACAGACAACTCCTACCGGCCGACATCCTGGGTTTGGAACTTTGGCGACGGTTCGCCGACATCCAGCCTTCAGAATCCGACACATATATATAGTGCACCCGGGAAATACGATATCACCCTCACGATCAACCTGGGAGCCTCCACCTTGACCAAGGTTGGTTTCATTCACATTCTACCAGACCGCGGCACACCTTATGCGATTACCGATGGCGGCAATTTTGAAGTCAATATCCTTGATTTTGGCCCCAACAATGTTTCGGGAACCGACTTTGAAAGGGGGAGCTCAGCAGTGGCAGGTAAAAATGGGACGGTCTCTCCCTCCAATGCCTGGGTGACCGGCATTACAGGCAACTACAATGACAATTGTATTGCCCAACTCTGGACACCGAGCTTTAACATGACCGCCGTCGGCACTTACACCTTGGGATTCAGCTCAAGGTTTATCACCGAGACGGGATACGATGGTTTCCGCGTCGAATATTCCTTAGACAAGGGAACAAGCTGGCTGCCTGTAGGGACAACAACCGCCGCAGGATGGTACAACGACAACAATTCTTCTGGCACCACCGTTTTTCCGGCCAATGAAGCCTTCTTTTCAGGCTCAGTTGGGGCTGCGTACGTGAATTATACACGTGATATTTCTTTCCTCGCAGGCAATGCGGAGGTAGCCTTCAGATTCAATTTTGGTTCTGACGTCTCAGTGTTTGCCGCAGGGGTCGCGATTGACAACTTTTTCATCACTGGGCCATCCAACCCTGCGAGTGGTTTGCCTGTCAATGCCTCCCCGCTCACAGGGGCATGGCTTGAGAACGATGTGAGACTGGATTGGATGACCTACGGAGAAACCAACAACCGCGGATTCACGATCATGCGTTCCGAGGATGGGATGCGTTTTGAAGATGTGGGATTCGTCAGCGGTGCAGGAAATGCCTCTCAAACCATCGAATACAGCTGGGTCGATGCCGAGGCTAGTTTGGATCGCTACTTTTACCGCTATCGTCAAACGGATTTTGACGGAACCTCCCGTTTTTCCAACACCGTTGAACTGAATCGCACGGTACTTCAGGATGCAGTAGATGTCTATCCAAATCCATTTGTTAACCAGATCCACATCCAACTGCGTAGCGCACCAAGTACTGGAACGGAGGTTTCGCTATGGAGCATCGAAGGGAAAAAACTTGACACTTTTGTTCCGAATTGGACCGAAGATGGGCTTGCAAGCCTCGTTGTCCCCACTGATCTCCCTAGCGGCACCTATTTGCTTCGGTTGCGCTCCGGAAGTCAAACCCGGACCTTCCGGTTGATTCATTGA
- a CDS encoding T9SS type A sorting domain-containing protein, translating to MKMLVNGTDLLSVTNNFIIQTQLLPGDSVLWTENNYTFPPGQFRLGNNDVIIWSTAPSNSSAESDSLGKPVYFTNSAAFRLENVGFEVFGEYADLEENYTFLPTVTNEGNKEANEGVDLFVQMNWFAPVLLRHYDVEIDINETVEFVIEDFNVLETFRIGHGDLDRNEPLILEFFALEHDIQMDPINERAVPVSKVTGLQSLSSEELIVYPNPSNGDFKVVVPNGLQAIGFDVFDLQGKLVHSQDATDIVAFSSIPAGTYLLEVRMIGAENLRHLIVRE from the coding sequence ATGAAGATGCTGGTCAATGGGACTGACCTTCTGAGTGTCACCAACAACTTCATCATCCAAACACAATTGCTCCCAGGAGACAGCGTGCTTTGGACAGAAAACAACTATACTTTCCCTCCCGGACAGTTTCGGTTAGGTAACAATGACGTGATCATTTGGTCCACGGCTCCTTCTAACTCTTCTGCGGAATCAGATTCGCTTGGGAAGCCAGTTTATTTCACCAATTCAGCTGCTTTCAGGCTAGAGAATGTGGGTTTTGAAGTTTTTGGCGAGTATGCAGATCTTGAAGAAAATTACACCTTCCTTCCAACAGTCACCAATGAAGGAAACAAAGAAGCAAATGAAGGAGTAGACCTCTTTGTGCAAATGAATTGGTTTGCACCGGTATTGCTAAGGCACTATGACGTGGAAATCGACATCAATGAAACTGTGGAATTTGTAATCGAAGACTTCAATGTCCTGGAAACCTTCAGAATCGGGCATGGAGACCTTGACCGTAATGAGCCACTAATCCTAGAATTCTTTGCATTGGAACATGATATCCAGATGGACCCAATCAATGAAAGGGCTGTCCCAGTTTCCAAAGTCACCGGACTTCAAAGTTTGTCTTCGGAGGAACTGATCGTTTATCCTAATCCAAGCAACGGCGATTTCAAAGTTGTAGTGCCCAATGGATTACAGGCAATTGGTTTCGATGTCTTCGATCTCCAAGGCAAGCTTGTTCATTCTCAAGATGCAACAGATATTGTCGCGTTCAGTTCTATTCCAGCAGGCACCTACCTGTTGGAAGTAAGAATGATCGGTGCAGAAAATTTGCGCCACCTCATCGTGCGCGAATAA
- a CDS encoding queuosine precursor transporter, which produces MNKVDPAPLFRKEHVLFIILAGFFVANALIAEFIGVKIFSLEQTFGLPQLNLHIFGADRSFDLTAGVLLWPVIFVMTDIINDYYGVRGVRILSLLAAALITYGFLMFFMGIQLVPSGFWPTSHVPLNASPAEREAVLQKVSDFDYAFYVVFGQGLWIIAGSLVAFLVGQLLDAYLFKRIKSITGDGKIWLRATGSTLVSQFVDSFVVLFIAFYVSGKMPLDMVIGIGVVNYLFKFLVALVLTPFLYLIHGLIERFLGIELAREMRRRAVMAPDEQ; this is translated from the coding sequence ATGAATAAGGTCGACCCAGCCCCGCTTTTCAGAAAGGAACATGTCCTTTTTATCATTCTTGCCGGATTTTTTGTGGCCAATGCGCTCATCGCCGAATTTATCGGCGTCAAGATTTTCTCACTCGAGCAGACCTTTGGTTTGCCGCAATTGAACCTGCACATTTTTGGTGCGGACCGCAGCTTTGACCTGACTGCCGGGGTTTTGCTTTGGCCGGTCATCTTTGTCATGACCGACATCATCAACGACTACTATGGCGTACGCGGGGTCAGGATTCTTTCCTTGCTTGCGGCGGCGCTGATTACCTATGGCTTTTTGATGTTTTTTATGGGCATACAGTTGGTCCCTTCTGGGTTTTGGCCGACTTCACATGTGCCTTTGAATGCAAGTCCTGCGGAAAGAGAGGCTGTTTTGCAGAAGGTCAGTGATTTTGACTACGCATTTTACGTAGTTTTTGGTCAAGGACTCTGGATCATTGCCGGCTCGTTGGTCGCCTTTTTGGTTGGGCAGCTGCTCGATGCCTATCTCTTCAAACGCATCAAATCGATCACGGGCGATGGGAAAATCTGGCTGCGTGCGACTGGGAGTACCTTGGTTTCGCAGTTTGTAGACAGCTTTGTGGTACTCTTCATTGCATTTTATGTTAGTGGGAAAATGCCATTGGACATGGTCATTGGGATCGGAGTCGTCAATTACCTCTTCAAATTTTTGGTCGCCTTGGTGCTGACACCCTTTCTTTACCTGATTCATGGACTGATTGAGCGCTTCCTGGGAATCGAGTTGGCGCGTGAAATGCGAAGGCGGGCCGTAATGGCACCTGACGAACAGTAG
- a CDS encoding ribonuclease Z — MFSVRILGNSSATPAYGRFTSSQVVTFNDRYFLIDCGEGTQMQLQKYHFKYSRIDALFISHLHGDHVLGAPGLLSSLSIYERTKPLPVFAPRGLMEILRMIFHFSDTVLKYEIEFHALEDFEPGEVLFSSDRLEVISIPLHHRSFCRGFIFREKNKRRKFNFFKAKALEIPKEYFHLLKQERDVILTDGRVILANDLLFERELPCSYAYCSDTMPDDALIDYIKDVTLLYHEATFTHDMRDRAHETHHSTARDAGTVATKASVQRLIIGHFSARYRDLAPLLEEARAIFPDTDLALEGLTFDLRKDE, encoded by the coding sequence ATGTTTTCTGTGCGCATATTGGGAAATAGCTCCGCCACACCGGCGTATGGAAGATTTACGTCTTCCCAGGTCGTTACCTTCAATGACAGGTATTTCTTGATTGACTGCGGCGAAGGCACGCAAATGCAACTTCAGAAATACCATTTCAAGTATTCGCGGATTGATGCGTTGTTCATTTCGCATTTGCATGGCGACCACGTTTTGGGTGCTCCGGGCTTGCTTTCTTCCTTGAGCATCTACGAAAGAACCAAGCCTTTGCCGGTATTTGCTCCGCGTGGGCTGATGGAAATTCTCCGAATGATCTTTCATTTCTCGGATACTGTCCTCAAGTACGAGATTGAATTTCATGCCTTGGAGGATTTTGAACCGGGCGAAGTGCTTTTTTCATCGGATCGTTTGGAGGTGATTTCGATACCGTTGCATCACCGGAGCTTCTGTCGAGGCTTTATTTTTCGGGAGAAGAACAAACGCAGGAAATTTAACTTCTTCAAGGCCAAGGCCTTGGAGATTCCAAAAGAATACTTTCACCTCCTCAAACAGGAGCGTGACGTCATCTTGACCGACGGGCGTGTGATCTTGGCCAATGACCTGCTTTTTGAACGGGAACTGCCCTGTTCCTATGCCTATTGCAGCGACACGATGCCCGATGACGCACTCATCGATTATATCAAAGACGTCACGTTGCTTTACCATGAGGCAACTTTCACCCACGACATGCGCGACCGCGCACATGAGACGCATCACAGCACTGCGCGCGACGCCGGCACTGTGGCGACAAAGGCATCGGTGCAACGCTTGATCATCGGGCATTTCAGCGCCCGCTACCGCGATTTGGCACCGCTCCTCGAGGAGGCAAGGGCAATCTTTCCCGACACTGATCTGGCCTTGGAGGGTCTCACCTTTGACTTAAGAAAAGATGAATAA
- a CDS encoding STAS domain-containing protein: MKYSTVLHDNYVILHLQEDKLNSTIAPELKSAMIMYNTQGQRNIILDLSEVQFADSSGLSALLRANSLCTSAQGLFVVFGITPHVRKLIEITHLDRVFTILPTQQEAIEAVFMHEIESTIDDDDTDEDGEDDI, encoded by the coding sequence ATGAAATATTCGACAGTACTCCACGACAACTATGTGATCTTGCATTTGCAGGAAGACAAGTTGAACAGCACCATCGCTCCTGAGCTCAAGAGCGCCATGATCATGTACAACACGCAGGGGCAGCGCAACATCATTTTGGACTTGAGCGAAGTTCAGTTTGCAGACAGCTCAGGCTTGAGTGCCTTGTTGCGCGCGAACTCGCTGTGCACGAGTGCTCAAGGACTTTTTGTCGTTTTCGGAATTACGCCGCACGTGCGTAAACTCATCGAAATCACGCACTTGGACCGGGTCTTCACGATTTTGCCTACGCAGCAAGAAGCCATTGAGGCGGTGTTCATGCATGAAATTGAATCCACGATCGACGACGACGATACCGACGAAGACGGCGAAGACGACATCTGA
- a CDS encoding phosphoribosylaminoimidazolesuccinocarboxamide synthase: MAKALLETHLHFPVPFEKYAGKVRDNYMVGTELMVLVASDRISAFDVILPKGIPYKGQVLNQTAAYFLEATQDIAPNHLVSTPDPNVTIGLRCQPIPVEMVVRGYLCGHAWRTYAAGGRELCGVKLPEGLRENDPFPEPIITPTTKSHIGHDEDISEKDILKSGLVDADTWGEMRHYALALFQRGQEMAREKGLILADTKYEFGLHEGEKVTLIDEIHTPDSSRYFYLEGFEERQARGEEQRQLSKEFVRKWLIENGFQGLDGQAVPFMPDEFVAEISERYIHVYETITGRKFEKADTDSIADRIQANVTAELERLGMTDED, translated from the coding sequence ATGGCAAAGGCGCTGCTCGAAACACATTTGCATTTTCCTGTCCCTTTTGAAAAGTATGCAGGAAAGGTGCGCGACAACTACATGGTAGGCACCGAATTGATGGTCTTGGTTGCTTCGGACCGCATTTCGGCATTTGATGTGATCCTGCCCAAGGGAATTCCCTACAAAGGACAGGTATTGAACCAAACTGCGGCCTATTTCCTCGAGGCTACCCAAGACATCGCCCCCAACCACTTGGTTTCGACACCCGATCCCAATGTGACGATCGGTCTGCGTTGTCAGCCGATTCCAGTGGAAATGGTCGTGCGCGGGTACCTCTGCGGGCATGCTTGGCGCACGTATGCTGCCGGCGGCCGCGAGCTTTGCGGCGTCAAATTGCCGGAAGGCCTTCGTGAAAACGATCCATTCCCTGAGCCCATCATCACCCCGACCACCAAGTCCCACATTGGCCATGACGAGGACATTTCGGAGAAGGACATCCTGAAATCCGGGCTCGTCGATGCAGACACTTGGGGCGAAATGCGGCATTATGCCTTGGCACTCTTTCAACGTGGACAGGAAATGGCCCGTGAGAAAGGCCTGATTTTGGCGGATACGAAATACGAATTCGGACTCCACGAAGGCGAAAAAGTCACCTTGATTGATGAAATCCATACGCCTGACAGCTCACGCTACTTCTACCTCGAAGGTTTTGAGGAGCGGCAAGCCCGGGGAGAGGAACAGCGTCAACTCAGCAAGGAATTTGTACGTAAATGGTTGATCGAAAATGGATTCCAAGGCCTTGACGGCCAAGCGGTGCCATTTATGCCCGATGAATTCGTCGCCGAGATCAGTGAGCGTTATATCCATGTCTATGAAACGATCACCGGCAGAAAGTTTGAAAAGGCTGATACCGACAGCATCGCTGACCGTATCCAAGCCAATGTCACGGCTGAGCTTGAGCGCTTGGGCATGACCGACGAGGATTGA
- a CDS encoding ester cyclase, producing the protein MIKMRLKQLFAVCGVILFLAGCATDPKESKEFKDLRAELDKYLAEDSLENANIALYKKLAEINDTTELPQLDALIASDVNFHDMPEGMPNGLAGFKQLLHGYFTAIPQMQMDIKHILAKGDIVIAHMGLKGVNSGPNGPAPATGKSIDVEGYDCVRIENGKVVEYWSLANEMKMMTQLGLMPEM; encoded by the coding sequence ATGATCAAAATGCGATTGAAGCAACTGTTTGCCGTTTGTGGTGTAATCCTTTTCCTTGCTGGTTGTGCAACGGACCCTAAAGAATCCAAAGAATTCAAGGACCTCCGTGCCGAGTTGGACAAATACCTCGCGGAGGATAGCCTCGAAAATGCCAATATCGCGTTGTATAAAAAGCTGGCGGAGATCAATGACACCACCGAACTACCACAACTGGATGCCCTGATCGCAAGTGACGTCAATTTTCATGACATGCCCGAAGGCATGCCCAATGGCCTCGCGGGATTCAAACAATTGCTCCATGGTTATTTCACCGCCATTCCGCAGATGCAAATGGACATCAAGCACATTCTCGCGAAGGGTGATATCGTGATTGCGCACATGGGCTTGAAGGGCGTCAATTCGGGGCCCAATGGACCTGCGCCTGCCACCGGAAAAAGCATCGACGTCGAAGGCTATGATTGTGTGCGCATTGAAAACGGCAAGGTCGTTGAGTATTGGTCATTGGCCAACGAGATGAAAATGATGACCCAACTCGGGTTGATGCCTGAGATGTAA
- a CDS encoding RluA family pseudouridine synthase, with protein sequence MDGWDFELKPFVKKREFIRFEDIILLEDEHIIAVNKPHGISSLSDRESEINMLGLGRRYLPELQLCHRIDKETTGVLLFAKNPEIYREMAILFEHREVVKHYLALVGGHHDFDEQLIELPIGLSGKGKARVDHVNGKESATVISTAEKFKDYTLVDCFPLTGRMHQIRIHMASLGCPLIGDELYGGKNILLSELKRRWKFNRKEEEPTVNDGIMLHARGLQFTLLEKEYVIVAPLPKKFEAALKILRRYDAEK encoded by the coding sequence ATGGATGGTTGGGATTTTGAACTGAAGCCCTTCGTAAAGAAGCGCGAGTTCATTCGATTTGAGGATATCATTTTGCTTGAAGACGAGCATATCATCGCTGTGAACAAGCCACACGGAATCAGCAGTTTGAGCGACCGCGAATCGGAGATCAACATGCTGGGGCTCGGAAGGCGCTATTTGCCCGAGCTGCAACTTTGCCACCGCATCGACAAGGAAACCACAGGGGTGCTGCTCTTCGCCAAAAATCCGGAGATCTACCGCGAAATGGCGATTCTGTTTGAACACCGCGAGGTCGTCAAGCATTATCTCGCCTTGGTAGGCGGGCACCACGATTTTGACGAGCAACTCATCGAATTGCCGATTGGGCTCAGCGGAAAGGGAAAAGCGCGGGTAGACCATGTCAACGGCAAGGAAAGCGCAACGGTCATCAGCACAGCGGAGAAGTTCAAAGACTATACCCTCGTCGATTGTTTTCCATTGACCGGTAGAATGCACCAAATCCGCATTCACATGGCCTCTTTGGGTTGTCCGCTGATTGGGGACGAACTGTATGGCGGCAAAAACATCCTGCTCAGCGAGCTCAAGCGTCGCTGGAAATTCAACCGCAAAGAAGAGGAACCGACCGTGAACGATGGCATCATGCTGCATGCACGTGGGTTGCAATTCACATTATTAGAAAAGGAGTATGTGATCGTCGCCCCGCTTCCGAAGAAATTTGAAGCGGCACTCAAGATTCTGAGGCGGTACGACGCGGAGAAATAG
- a CDS encoding M48 family metallopeptidase: MTIHEDDNTLRIATEAIPMSIVKGRPNRVRLSFLEDNRLQIETSNGKLGDFDLQFLHSKVTWILRGYRSRRSEADRKRDLLMDIERQVPLFGKPHPVVWHPSHRTYFQFDRSGPFEVFAPEKYLTRHRRKVLYFAIRKFSEMYLAHRVEHWAKVTGLSFNHLHVKELKSKWGSCSTLRNINLNWQLVLLSEGLIDYVIVHELMHLHEMNHSPRFWNWVGKYFPDYKRAKAQLKEEQWMVGILN; this comes from the coding sequence TTGACGATCCACGAAGATGATAACACGCTCCGCATTGCCACTGAGGCGATTCCGATGAGCATTGTCAAGGGACGGCCCAATCGGGTGCGCCTGAGTTTTCTGGAAGACAATCGCCTCCAAATCGAAACGAGCAATGGGAAATTGGGTGATTTTGACCTTCAGTTTCTCCACAGCAAGGTCACTTGGATTCTGCGGGGTTACAGGTCGCGTCGGTCAGAGGCCGATCGCAAAAGGGATTTGCTGATGGATATCGAGCGGCAAGTTCCGCTTTTTGGTAAACCGCATCCTGTCGTTTGGCATCCCTCGCACCGCACCTATTTCCAATTTGACCGCTCCGGTCCCTTTGAGGTCTTTGCACCTGAAAAATACCTGACGCGGCATCGCCGCAAGGTTCTGTACTTTGCCATTCGCAAGTTTTCCGAAATGTATCTTGCGCACCGGGTGGAACATTGGGCAAAAGTGACGGGTTTGAGCTTTAACCATTTGCATGTCAAGGAGCTGAAATCCAAATGGGGAAGTTGCAGTACGCTGCGCAACATCAACCTCAATTGGCAACTTGTCTTGCTCAGCGAAGGTTTGATTGACTACGTGATCGTTCACGAGTTGATGCATCTCCACGAAATGAACCATAGCCCACGATTCTGGAATTGGGTGGGCAAATATTTTCCCGATTACAAACGCGCGAAAGCACAATTGAAAGAAGAACAATGGATGGTTGGGATTTTGAACTGA
- a CDS encoding ATP-binding protein: MATNSPLRPDIGWQDQKYPPSVLVGLLTALAISVTFVIVRVVDGLERGNLFVETLAMFVLSFLALTAVLQFFLYRRLKQLDAERSKEIQEEITRLKEMEAFRREFLGDVSHELKTPIFAIEGFIETLLDGALEDPKVNRKFLQKAGKHAERLSNLVSDILVISHIESGQLSMNHEKFSIYELIVDLLDSLSYKFTRKGRDIHYSISANGLERAMVMADKQRIEQVLRNLIDNAVKYGSSKGNITLSLELTSESKVLVKVKDDGPGIEQQHISRLFERFYRIDKSRSRNRGGTGLGLAICKHFIEAHKERIWVESTPGNGATFNFTLAKAN; the protein is encoded by the coding sequence TTGGCTACAAATTCACCACTAAGGCCTGATATCGGTTGGCAGGACCAAAAGTACCCGCCTTCTGTTCTCGTTGGTTTGCTGACTGCTTTGGCGATCTCGGTCACCTTTGTGATTGTGCGCGTGGTGGACGGTTTGGAACGCGGCAATCTTTTTGTCGAGACGTTGGCGATGTTTGTGTTGAGCTTCCTCGCGCTCACCGCAGTCTTGCAGTTCTTCCTTTACCGCCGTCTCAAGCAGCTTGATGCCGAACGCAGCAAGGAAATTCAAGAGGAAATCACCCGTCTGAAAGAAATGGAGGCGTTTCGCCGCGAATTTTTGGGCGACGTTTCCCATGAACTCAAGACGCCCATTTTTGCGATTGAGGGATTCATCGAAACCCTGCTCGACGGCGCCTTGGAGGATCCGAAAGTCAACCGGAAATTCCTGCAAAAAGCTGGAAAACATGCGGAGCGCTTGAGTAACCTCGTATCCGACATCTTGGTCATCAGCCATATCGAATCGGGTCAGCTGAGTATGAACCATGAAAAATTCAGCATCTATGAGCTGATCGTGGATCTGCTGGACAGCCTCAGTTATAAGTTTACACGCAAGGGAAGGGACATCCACTATTCCATTTCGGCCAACGGCCTTGAACGTGCGATGGTCATGGCAGACAAGCAGCGCATCGAGCAAGTTTTGCGCAACTTGATCGACAATGCCGTGAAGTACGGAAGTTCCAAAGGGAACATTACCTTGAGCCTGGAGCTTACATCGGAGTCCAAAGTGCTCGTGAAGGTCAAGGACGACGGGCCGGGCATAGAACAACAGCATATCAGTCGGTTGTTTGAGCGATTTTACCGCATCGACAAGAGTCGTTCGCGGAACCGCGGGGGAACGGGTCTGGGTTTGGCCATTTGCAAACACTTCATCGAGGCCCACAAAGAACGTATCTGGGTGGAAAGCACACCTGGCAATGGCGCTACTTTCAACTTCACACTCGCAAAGGCCAATTGA